In the genome of Verrucomicrobiota bacterium, one region contains:
- a CDS encoding Gfo/Idh/MocA family oxidoreductase, with product MKSQTETIDLNRRDFLRDGSFASLMVMLGTVELRAQNVPDPKVEKTYAGDPVNVALIGCGQHGREILRHLALLGNASVVATCDTYPAMLRRTKDLAPKAEPTEDYKQVLGRKDVEAVVIATPSHQHKQIVLDALAAGKHVYCEAPLANTIEDARAIAKAAQDHPRFVFQSGLQMRSDPQRRFLLDFVRAGAAGRNVYARAQWQKKTSWRQASPNPERELAVNWRLRSETSLGLVGEIGMHQIDVLGWFMNARPVAVTGHGHIVQWNDGRDVPDTVHASFEFPGHVMLNYSASLANSFDADYEMIYGTDAAVMLRQNKAWMFKEVDAPLLGWEVYARKDTFYKETGIALVANATKLVAQGDKPVEEAPFAENPLHFALESFLINVNELKTGVEDFNATFNPNDTPALVKYLASIKRQPAAGYREGYEAAVTAIVANQAIQKRTRIPFSKEWFDIG from the coding sequence ATGAAAAGCCAGACCGAAACCATTGATTTGAACCGCCGGGATTTTCTCCGCGATGGCTCCTTCGCCTCATTGATGGTGATGCTGGGCACCGTGGAGTTGCGAGCGCAGAACGTGCCGGACCCTAAAGTCGAGAAGACGTATGCGGGGGATCCCGTCAACGTCGCTCTCATCGGGTGCGGCCAGCACGGGCGGGAAATCCTGCGGCACCTGGCCTTGCTGGGAAACGCCTCGGTGGTCGCCACTTGCGACACCTACCCCGCGATGCTCCGCAGGACCAAGGATCTCGCGCCGAAGGCGGAGCCCACGGAGGACTACAAGCAGGTGCTTGGACGCAAAGACGTGGAAGCGGTCGTCATCGCCACACCGTCGCACCAACACAAACAGATCGTGCTGGACGCCCTGGCGGCGGGCAAACACGTCTATTGCGAGGCGCCGCTGGCCAACACGATTGAGGACGCGCGGGCCATTGCCAAAGCAGCCCAGGATCACCCTAGGTTCGTGTTTCAAAGCGGACTACAAATGCGGTCGGATCCGCAGCGGCGGTTCTTGCTGGATTTCGTGCGGGCCGGCGCCGCCGGGCGCAATGTCTATGCACGGGCTCAGTGGCAAAAGAAAACCAGCTGGCGGCAGGCCTCGCCGAATCCCGAGCGCGAGCTCGCGGTGAACTGGCGGCTCCGTTCCGAAACCTCGCTGGGGTTGGTGGGAGAAATCGGGATGCATCAGATCGATGTGCTGGGTTGGTTCATGAATGCCCGTCCCGTGGCGGTGACCGGCCATGGCCACATCGTGCAGTGGAACGACGGCCGGGACGTGCCGGATACCGTGCATGCGTCTTTTGAGTTTCCGGGCCATGTGATGCTCAATTACAGCGCCTCACTGGCGAACTCGTTTGACGCTGATTACGAGATGATTTACGGCACTGACGCGGCCGTCATGCTCCGGCAGAACAAGGCCTGGATGTTCAAGGAAGTGGACGCGCCCTTGCTCGGGTGGGAGGTGTACGCGCGCAAAGACACTTTTTACAAGGAAACGGGCATCGCCCTGGTGGCCAACGCCACCAAGCTCGTGGCTCAAGGCGACAAGCCCGTCGAGGAAGCGCCTTTTGCGGAGAACCCGCTCCATTTCGCGTTGGAATCGTTCTTGATCAACGTGAACGAGTTGAAGACCGGTGTGGAAGACTTCAACGCCACCTTCAACCCCAACGACACGCCCGCTTTGGTCAAATATCTCGCCTCGATCAAGCGGCAGCCCGCCGCGGGCTATCGCGAAGGCTACGAGGCAGCCGTGACCGCCATCGTCGCCAATCAGGCCATCCAGAAAAGGACACGCATTCCCTTCAGCAAGGAATGGTTCGACATCGGCTGA
- a CDS encoding YceI family protein produces the protein MVRHRLKNSSACRVSLKRTMQFTSRTATALAACLLAAGLFVSAHAQDRVKYESQPGSKVKLDGTSNIHDWTVESQIIAGFMEWESSYPLDPSQATPPALKVVPKVEVSIPVRTLKSGKTLMDKVMYEAIKQTEHPKIEYKLKEMTLSKEARKAGDPIKFDTKGELTVSGKTKPISMVVAIEKGDGDALKARGATPVKMTDFGIAPPAPKVALGMIKTSEEVKVTFEWITKKAP, from the coding sequence ATGGTTCGACATCGGCTGAAGAATTCGAGCGCCTGCCGCGTCTCACTGAAAAGAACTATGCAATTCACCTCGCGCACCGCCACCGCCCTCGCTGCCTGCTTGCTGGCCGCCGGCCTGTTCGTTTCCGCCCATGCCCAGGACAGGGTCAAGTACGAGTCCCAGCCGGGCAGCAAGGTGAAGCTGGACGGAACTTCGAACATCCACGACTGGACCGTGGAAAGCCAGATCATCGCGGGCTTCATGGAGTGGGAGTCGAGTTATCCGCTTGATCCCTCGCAAGCCACGCCGCCCGCGCTGAAGGTGGTGCCCAAAGTTGAGGTCTCCATCCCGGTGCGCACGCTCAAGAGCGGCAAAACGCTCATGGACAAGGTCATGTACGAGGCCATCAAGCAAACCGAGCACCCGAAGATCGAATATAAACTCAAGGAAATGACCCTGAGCAAGGAGGCCCGCAAGGCCGGGGATCCGATCAAGTTCGACACGAAGGGCGAACTCACGGTTTCAGGCAAGACCAAGCCGATCTCGATGGTCGTGGCCATTGAGAAAGGTGACGGTGATGCCTTGAAGGCCAGGGGAGCGACACCGGTGAAGATGACCGACTTCGGCATCGCCCCGCCGGCCCCGAAAGTCGCCCTGGGCATGATCAAGACCAGCGAGGAAGTCAAAGTCACTTTCGAGTGGATCACGAAGAAAGCTCCGTAA
- the mnmA gene encoding tRNA 2-thiouridine(34) synthase MnmA: protein MPETQKPRVVVGLSGGVDSSAAAALLLEQGYDVVGVTLKLWPQDCISRAEDKCCGPQAVMDARSVALKLGIPFYLIDEAADFQKEVIAYFAEEYRAGRTPNPCVMCNEKLKFGTLIRRAGQLGADYIATGHYARVEHAGNGGRVLLRRGRDPRKDQSYFLFSLRQDQLARALFPLGELNKTETRGVARDHSLRTSEKEESMEICFVPDNDYGKFLEQSKLVEKHKGEIVNTRGEVLGRHDGIEFYTIGQRKGLGLSSPKPLYVLELDPARNRVVVGDESQLDKAEFLIERCNWIPFETPQPSIEAMAKIRYNHPGTPATILPMEAGRARVILHEPQRAITPGQACVLYQDDLVVGGGWIAGGGRAA from the coding sequence ATGCCGGAAACCCAAAAACCGCGAGTCGTCGTCGGATTAAGCGGAGGCGTTGATTCCTCGGCGGCGGCGGCTTTGCTCCTTGAGCAAGGCTACGACGTGGTGGGCGTCACCCTCAAACTCTGGCCGCAGGATTGCATTTCACGGGCGGAAGACAAGTGCTGCGGCCCGCAAGCGGTCATGGACGCCCGTTCCGTCGCGCTCAAGTTGGGCATCCCCTTTTACCTCATCGACGAGGCCGCGGATTTTCAGAAAGAAGTCATTGCGTATTTTGCGGAGGAATACCGGGCGGGCCGGACGCCGAATCCCTGCGTGATGTGCAATGAGAAACTGAAGTTCGGGACCTTGATTCGCCGGGCGGGGCAGTTGGGCGCCGATTACATCGCCACGGGGCATTACGCGCGCGTCGAGCATGCGGGGAACGGCGGGCGGGTGCTTTTGCGGCGCGGACGGGATCCGCGCAAGGATCAAAGTTATTTTCTTTTTTCGCTGCGGCAGGATCAACTGGCGCGTGCGTTGTTTCCCTTGGGAGAACTGAACAAGACCGAAACCCGCGGCGTTGCTCGCGATCACTCGCTTCGCACGTCGGAAAAAGAGGAAAGCATGGAGATTTGCTTCGTGCCGGACAACGACTACGGGAAGTTTCTCGAGCAATCCAAACTGGTGGAGAAGCACAAGGGAGAGATCGTCAACACCCGGGGCGAGGTGCTCGGACGTCATGACGGCATCGAGTTTTACACGATTGGCCAGCGCAAGGGGCTGGGGCTGTCGAGTCCGAAGCCCCTTTACGTTTTGGAGTTGGATCCGGCGCGCAATCGCGTGGTGGTGGGAGACGAATCCCAATTGGACAAAGCGGAGTTCCTGATCGAGCGTTGCAATTGGATTCCGTTTGAAACGCCGCAACCGAGCATCGAAGCCATGGCCAAGATTCGCTACAATCATCCCGGCACGCCGGCCACCATCCTCCCCATGGAGGCGGGCCGGGCAAGAGTCATCTTGCACGAGCCGCAACGAGCCATTACGCCCGGCCAGGCCTGCGTGCTTTATCAGGATGACTTGGTCGTGGGGGGGGGCTGGATCGCCGGGGGCGGGCGGGCTGCTTGA
- a CDS encoding DUF1553 domain-containing protein → MVHRVQPMHATMRIRFVMAGAIAWSLAMAAPATANELPPARTEPVHFLEDVRPLLSARCYECHGPDKQKGGLRLDDKRAAMRGGDSGPSIVPGTSAQSLLLQRVAGLKADEIMPPKGKPLSKEEVSLLRGWIEQGAPWPDEAGRPAGSSHWAFQPLHPPNLPAVDSPVEGAPLNPVDRFVRAKLKAAGLRPSRAARRETLIRRLTLDLHGLPPRPDEIDAFVRDSSPRSYEALVDRLLASPRYGERWARHWLDVARYTESQGFEYDKLRDNAWHYRDYLIESFNRDKPYDQFMREQIAGDVLDPRSKDALIATSLLVCGPWDEAGNSQANATQKAITREEEMEDLVGVVGQTFLGLTVNCARCHSHKFDPIPQEEYYRVRAVFDGIKHGERVIASEEEKKTREERLDHLRRLGGEARERRMSFESLGWKRWSARVSVEARSAETTPPLVPVWKFAHAESGGALRGGAVVARQSLVLDRPGSYFQSDPLDREIREKTLEAWVALDTLDQRGGGVISIEKEEGRVFDAIVFGERQERKWIAGSSGFERTRDLEAPEESTAPGGVVHMAAVYGADGTIALFRNGEPYGKPYKTASPLQSYPAGTSRILLGMRHSGGGNPYMTGILRHAALYDRALSAEDVRQLFRSSANAVSMDEILSQLSEGERAGHRAALEREKRLRQEMESVRPSPVSYVGARVQPAPARFLKRGDVKSPGDVVRPGALSVLLGANADFGLAADAPEGERRRRFADWLADPANPLPARVMVNRVWQWHFGQALVSTPNDFGSSGSKPTHPELLDWLACFFRDQGWSLKALHRVILLSATYRQDSHYDPHAGEADAENGLLWRFAPRRLEAEVIRDSMLTASGEMNWVMGGPSFRPFEALKFPANAYVPVDKTGADYNRRTVYRMNVNSGKEPLLDALDCPDPSVKTPRRGSTTTPLQALGLMNNSFVLRQARRLAERCEASADGRPARAVDEAYRLVLGRRPTEHEAGAALVVARERGLASVTWALFNSTEFVYAR, encoded by the coding sequence ATGGTCCATCGAGTTCAACCGATGCATGCGACGATGCGAATCCGCTTCGTCATGGCCGGGGCGATCGCATGGAGCCTGGCTATGGCAGCACCAGCGACGGCGAACGAGCTGCCTCCGGCTCGAACCGAGCCGGTCCATTTCCTCGAGGACGTGCGCCCTCTCCTCTCGGCCCGCTGTTACGAGTGTCACGGTCCGGACAAACAGAAGGGCGGCTTGCGGCTCGACGACAAGCGCGCGGCGATGCGAGGCGGCGACAGTGGACCATCGATCGTGCCGGGCACGAGCGCCCAAAGCCTTTTGCTCCAGCGCGTGGCGGGGCTGAAGGCGGACGAGATCATGCCGCCCAAGGGCAAGCCCTTGTCGAAAGAGGAGGTGAGCCTGCTCAGAGGGTGGATCGAGCAAGGCGCTCCCTGGCCCGACGAAGCGGGGCGTCCTGCCGGGAGTTCCCATTGGGCGTTCCAGCCTCTGCACCCACCAAACCTCCCAGCCGTGGACAGTCCGGTGGAGGGCGCTCCCTTGAATCCCGTTGATCGTTTCGTGCGGGCGAAGTTGAAGGCCGCCGGACTTCGTCCGTCGCGTGCCGCCCGACGAGAAACCTTGATTCGCCGGTTGACGCTGGATTTGCACGGACTGCCACCGAGACCCGATGAAATCGACGCGTTCGTTCGTGATTCCTCGCCGCGGAGTTACGAGGCGCTGGTGGATCGTCTGTTGGCCTCGCCGCGATATGGCGAGCGGTGGGCGAGGCATTGGCTGGACGTGGCGCGGTACACGGAAAGCCAGGGCTTCGAATACGACAAATTGAGGGACAACGCCTGGCACTATCGCGATTATCTCATCGAGAGCTTCAATCGGGACAAGCCTTACGACCAGTTCATGCGCGAGCAGATCGCGGGGGATGTTTTGGACCCCCGCTCGAAAGACGCTCTCATCGCCACCAGCCTGCTGGTCTGCGGCCCGTGGGACGAAGCCGGCAACAGCCAGGCCAACGCCACGCAAAAGGCCATCACCCGGGAGGAAGAAATGGAAGATTTGGTGGGTGTGGTCGGCCAGACCTTCCTCGGGCTGACGGTCAATTGCGCCCGCTGCCATTCCCATAAGTTCGATCCGATCCCGCAGGAGGAATACTATCGCGTGCGCGCGGTGTTCGACGGCATCAAGCATGGGGAACGGGTGATCGCCTCGGAAGAGGAGAAAAAGACCCGCGAGGAGCGCCTGGACCATTTACGACGACTCGGCGGGGAGGCGAGGGAGCGCCGAATGTCCTTCGAAAGTTTGGGCTGGAAACGATGGAGCGCGAGGGTCTCCGTCGAAGCGAGGTCGGCCGAGACCACACCGCCGCTTGTGCCCGTTTGGAAATTTGCGCATGCCGAGTCCGGCGGAGCGTTGCGAGGAGGCGCGGTGGTTGCGAGACAAAGCTTGGTCCTGGACCGTCCCGGGAGTTACTTCCAATCCGACCCATTGGATCGCGAGATTCGGGAAAAGACGCTGGAGGCTTGGGTGGCGCTGGACACCTTGGATCAACGGGGCGGCGGTGTGATTTCGATCGAGAAGGAAGAGGGGCGCGTCTTTGATGCCATCGTCTTTGGGGAGCGGCAGGAGCGCAAATGGATTGCAGGCAGCAGTGGATTTGAGCGAACCCGGGATTTGGAAGCGCCCGAAGAAAGCACCGCGCCAGGGGGGGTGGTCCACATGGCGGCGGTGTACGGCGCCGACGGCACGATCGCTCTGTTCCGGAATGGCGAACCCTATGGCAAACCCTATAAGACGGCCTCGCCACTGCAATCGTATCCCGCGGGAACCTCCCGCATCCTGCTGGGCATGCGGCACAGCGGGGGTGGGAATCCCTACATGACTGGAATCCTTCGCCACGCGGCGCTTTATGATCGCGCCTTAAGTGCGGAGGACGTTCGGCAACTGTTCCGAAGTTCGGCCAATGCGGTGTCGATGGATGAAATCCTGAGCCAGTTGTCCGAGGGGGAACGAGCCGGGCATCGCGCGGCGCTTGAGCGCGAGAAACGGCTGCGCCAGGAGATGGAAAGCGTGCGTCCGTCCCCGGTGAGTTATGTGGGCGCCCGAGTGCAGCCTGCGCCGGCCAGGTTCTTGAAGCGCGGCGATGTCAAATCGCCCGGAGACGTCGTTCGTCCCGGAGCCCTGTCCGTGTTGCTCGGTGCGAACGCTGACTTTGGGCTCGCGGCGGACGCGCCCGAGGGCGAACGCAGGCGGCGGTTTGCGGACTGGCTCGCGGACCCGGCAAATCCACTGCCCGCCCGGGTGATGGTCAATCGGGTATGGCAATGGCATTTCGGCCAAGCCTTGGTTTCGACGCCGAACGATTTCGGCTCCAGTGGAAGCAAGCCCACGCATCCCGAGTTGCTTGATTGGCTGGCGTGTTTTTTCAGGGATCAAGGATGGAGTCTCAAGGCACTGCACAGGGTCATTTTGCTCTCGGCCACCTATCGTCAAGATTCGCATTACGACCCCCATGCGGGCGAAGCCGACGCCGAGAACGGGTTGCTCTGGCGTTTTGCGCCCCGGAGATTGGAAGCCGAAGTCATTCGCGACTCGATGCTGACGGCCTCCGGCGAAATGAACTGGGTCATGGGCGGTCCGAGTTTTCGTCCCTTCGAAGCCCTCAAGTTTCCCGCGAATGCGTATGTTCCGGTGGACAAGACCGGTGCGGATTATAACCGCCGGACGGTCTATCGAATGAACGTGAACTCGGGCAAGGAGCCATTGCTGGACGCGTTGGATTGTCCGGATCCGTCCGTAAAAACCCCGCGAAGGGGATCCACCACCACTCCGTTGCAAGCCCTGGGATTGATGAACAATTCCTTCGTCCTGCGACAGGCCAGGCGTTTGGCCGAACGCTGCGAGGCGAGCGCGGACGGGCGGCCAGCCAGGGCGGTGGACGAGGCCTATCGCCTGGTGCTGGGCCGTCGGCCCACCGAGCATGAGGCTGGGGCCGCCCTCGTCGTGGCGCGGGAACGCGGCCTTGCCAGTGTCACGTGGGCCTTGTTCAATTCGACGGAGTTTGTTTATGCGCGTTGA
- a CDS encoding DUF1501 domain-containing protein: protein MRVEDASPLLPRRHFLSASAGGLGAAALSWLLHHDAWGSAGAGAVRKPHFKPKATRIVQIFCCGGVSHLDTFDFKPELEKWHGKTLEGKGENLGFFGQPGKVMKSPYAFARHGQSGAWVSSLLPNLGQCVDELAFVHSMVAKSNNHTPATFQMNSGFTMNGFPSMGAWLSYGLGTENENLPAFVVLPDPRGLIAGGSINWTAGFLPANHQGVPFRTTSKEPVADLHTPSSIEPGRREADFHFLHAMNRHFAEAHPGEGAFGARLRSYELAARMQSSIPESLNLDAEPESVRQLYGLAEESNQGFARNCLMARRLIERGVRFVQVFNGGAFGSPRINWDGHENLKENHDNQARTMDKPVAALIKDLKQRGLFEDTVFLWTTEFGRGPATQGLNATGRDHHPTAFTCFLAGAGLKKGLRYGQTDEVGYFVSENPVSIHDLHATLLHLLGIDHERLTFYHNGINRRLTDVHGKVLHGLLA, encoded by the coding sequence ATGCGCGTTGAGGATGCTTCGCCATTGTTGCCGCGCCGGCATTTTCTCTCGGCTTCTGCGGGAGGCCTGGGGGCGGCGGCTTTGAGCTGGCTTTTGCACCATGACGCGTGGGGCTCCGCCGGAGCGGGAGCCGTTCGGAAGCCCCATTTCAAGCCCAAGGCCACGCGCATCGTGCAGATCTTCTGTTGTGGCGGGGTCAGCCATCTGGACACCTTCGACTTCAAACCCGAACTGGAAAAGTGGCACGGCAAGACGCTGGAGGGCAAAGGCGAGAACCTGGGATTCTTCGGTCAGCCGGGCAAGGTGATGAAGAGCCCGTATGCATTCGCGCGGCATGGTCAAAGCGGCGCCTGGGTTTCCAGCCTGCTCCCGAACCTTGGGCAGTGTGTGGACGAACTCGCGTTCGTGCATTCCATGGTCGCCAAGAGCAACAACCACACGCCGGCCACGTTCCAAATGAACAGCGGATTTACCATGAACGGTTTTCCGTCCATGGGCGCATGGCTGAGCTACGGGCTGGGCACCGAAAACGAGAATCTCCCCGCGTTTGTGGTGCTGCCCGATCCACGGGGACTTATCGCGGGCGGGTCCATCAACTGGACCGCGGGGTTTTTGCCGGCCAACCATCAGGGCGTGCCTTTCCGCACCACCTCGAAGGAGCCGGTGGCGGACTTGCACACGCCGAGCTCGATTGAACCCGGCCGGCGCGAGGCCGATTTCCATTTTCTGCACGCGATGAATCGCCATTTTGCGGAGGCGCATCCGGGCGAGGGCGCCTTCGGGGCAAGATTGCGGTCGTATGAACTCGCCGCGCGCATGCAATCGAGCATTCCGGAATCGCTGAACCTCGATGCCGAGCCGGAGTCGGTGAGGCAGCTTTATGGTTTAGCGGAGGAATCGAATCAAGGGTTCGCCCGGAATTGTCTGATGGCCCGGCGTCTGATCGAACGCGGGGTTCGATTCGTGCAAGTGTTCAACGGAGGCGCCTTCGGCAGTCCCCGCATCAATTGGGACGGGCACGAGAACTTGAAGGAGAATCACGACAACCAGGCCCGCACCATGGACAAACCGGTGGCGGCGCTGATCAAGGATCTCAAGCAGCGGGGATTGTTTGAAGACACGGTTTTCCTGTGGACCACCGAATTTGGCCGGGGCCCGGCGACCCAGGGACTGAACGCCACCGGGCGCGACCATCATCCGACCGCCTTCACGTGTTTCCTGGCGGGTGCGGGATTGAAGAAAGGCCTCCGCTACGGCCAGACCGACGAGGTGGGTTACTTCGTTTCTGAAAATCCGGTTTCCATTCACGATCTGCACGCGACGCTGCTGCATTTGCTCGGCATCGATCACGAAAGGCTCACCTTCTATCACAATGGGATCAACCGTCGCTTGACCGATGTTCACGGGAAGGTGCTGCACGGCCTGCTGGCTTGA
- a CDS encoding Gfo/Idh/MocA family oxidoreductase, translated as MNPPSDPSPTQTPRTNRRAFLRRSAAAAAVLGFPAIIPASALGQAGRPSANQRIQIGVIGTGNQGFNDIRSMIRDERVQIVAVCDVNRESGGYWNGAVGGREPGRRLVEEHYAKASPSGSYRGCDTYVDFRELLARRDIDAVQIVTPDHWHAVQAIAACKAGKDVYCQKPLALTIAEGRAMAKAVKKYQRVFQTGSQQRSERNFRHACELVRNGRLGTLKTVKCGLPSGHPDYGKTGQRKAPEPVPEGFHYDLWLGPAPAAPYAPARCHVNFRWNLDYSGGQLTDWGGHHPDIAQWGMGTERTGPVEIKNAHGKFPPRSDLWNTATEYSFECVYANGVRLLISDKFEMGVTFEGTEGKVYVSRGRQRTEPESLWSSTMGERETRLYESRDHFRNFIDCVLSRKEPVAPCEVAHRSITLAHLGNIAMQLGRDLKWDPKKERFVKDDEANRMLSRPHRAPWTI; from the coding sequence ATGAATCCTCCCTCGGACCCATCCCCCACCCAGACCCCCCGGACCAACCGCCGTGCTTTCCTGCGCCGATCCGCCGCCGCCGCCGCCGTCCTGGGATTTCCGGCCATCATCCCCGCTTCCGCCCTCGGACAGGCCGGGCGTCCCTCCGCCAACCAGCGCATTCAAATCGGCGTGATCGGGACCGGCAATCAGGGGTTCAATGACATCCGGTCGATGATCCGGGACGAGCGTGTGCAAATCGTGGCGGTGTGCGATGTGAATCGCGAGAGCGGCGGATATTGGAACGGGGCCGTCGGCGGGCGCGAACCGGGACGGCGGTTGGTGGAGGAGCACTACGCCAAGGCCAGTCCCTCGGGGTCCTATCGTGGCTGCGACACGTATGTGGACTTTCGGGAATTACTGGCCCGGCGGGACATTGACGCGGTGCAGATTGTGACGCCGGACCACTGGCACGCGGTGCAAGCGATTGCCGCGTGCAAAGCGGGCAAGGACGTGTATTGCCAGAAGCCGCTGGCGCTGACCATCGCCGAAGGGCGGGCCATGGCCAAGGCCGTCAAGAAGTACCAGCGCGTTTTCCAGACCGGCAGCCAGCAGCGTTCCGAGCGAAATTTCAGGCACGCCTGCGAGCTCGTTCGCAACGGAAGGCTTGGGACATTGAAAACCGTGAAGTGCGGCCTCCCTTCGGGGCACCCCGATTACGGAAAGACCGGCCAGCGCAAGGCACCCGAACCTGTGCCGGAGGGGTTTCACTACGACCTCTGGCTGGGGCCGGCCCCGGCGGCACCCTACGCGCCCGCTCGGTGTCATGTGAATTTTCGATGGAACCTCGATTACTCCGGTGGGCAGTTGACCGACTGGGGCGGGCATCATCCTGACATCGCGCAGTGGGGGATGGGGACGGAGCGGACCGGGCCGGTGGAGATCAAGAATGCGCACGGCAAGTTTCCGCCCCGGAGCGATCTCTGGAACACGGCCACCGAGTATAGCTTCGAGTGTGTTTACGCGAACGGGGTGCGGCTGTTGATCTCGGACAAGTTCGAGATGGGAGTGACGTTCGAGGGCACGGAAGGAAAGGTTTACGTGTCGCGGGGCCGCCAGCGGACCGAGCCCGAGTCGTTGTGGAGTTCCACCATGGGAGAACGTGAAACGCGTTTATACGAAAGCCGGGATCATTTCCGAAACTTCATCGATTGCGTGCTCTCGCGAAAGGAGCCGGTCGCGCCGTGCGAAGTCGCGCACCGCTCGATCACGCTGGCTCACCTGGGAAATATCGCCATGCAATTGGGACGTGATTTGAAGTGGGATCCCAAGAAGGAGCGATTCGTGAAGGACGACGAGGCGAACCGCATGCTCAGCCGCCCGCATCGGGCGCCTTGGACGATTTGA
- a CDS encoding TIM barrel protein, translating into MAQSNPYRFCFGPWNISEGQDPYGPPTRPPQSFDWKLAELKKHGYDAMMFHDDDAVPDIDGKSSAQVLKEAKALKKRLDGEGIKAEMVAPRLWFSPKTIDGAYTSNDKKHRQYAIDRSKQSIDIARAMGTDLLVLWLAREGTYLREAKNGRRSVDLLVEALDAMLKHDSRIRLAIEPKPNEPMDHAYIPTIGHALALAQLAVDPKRVGCLIESAHAILAGLDPADEIDFAMSFGKLWSLHLNDQNGLKFDQDKPFGSNNLRVAFNQVRALERNGYGKKGEFVCFDVHPFRTTHPEHWLDHLNNSRRTFLKLLEKARSFDNAAASRLVAQRDYQALDQMVIEHLLGKSG; encoded by the coding sequence ATGGCTCAATCGAATCCCTACCGGTTTTGTTTCGGACCTTGGAATATCAGCGAAGGCCAGGATCCTTACGGCCCGCCCACGCGGCCACCCCAGTCATTCGACTGGAAACTGGCCGAACTGAAGAAGCATGGCTATGACGCCATGATGTTTCACGACGACGACGCGGTGCCGGATATCGACGGCAAATCCTCCGCACAGGTCTTGAAGGAGGCGAAGGCGCTGAAGAAGCGGCTGGACGGAGAAGGGATCAAGGCCGAAATGGTGGCTCCCCGGCTGTGGTTCAGTCCGAAGACCATCGACGGGGCTTACACCAGCAACGACAAGAAACACCGGCAGTACGCCATCGATCGATCCAAACAGTCCATCGACATCGCGCGGGCCATGGGAACCGATTTGCTCGTGTTGTGGCTGGCGCGGGAGGGAACCTATCTGCGCGAGGCGAAGAACGGGCGTCGCAGCGTGGATCTGCTGGTGGAAGCACTGGACGCGATGCTCAAACACGACTCGCGCATCCGGCTGGCGATTGAGCCCAAGCCGAACGAACCGATGGATCACGCCTACATTCCAACGATTGGCCACGCCCTCGCGCTGGCCCAACTCGCGGTGGACCCGAAACGCGTCGGTTGTTTGATTGAATCCGCCCACGCGATTTTGGCGGGGCTTGATCCTGCCGACGAAATTGATTTCGCGATGTCTTTTGGAAAACTCTGGTCGCTGCACCTGAACGATCAGAATGGTTTGAAGTTCGACCAGGACAAGCCGTTTGGGAGCAACAATCTTCGCGTGGCTTTCAATCAGGTGCGAGCCCTGGAGCGCAATGGCTATGGGAAAAAGGGCGAATTCGTGTGTTTCGACGTGCATCCGTTTCGAACGACGCATCCGGAACATTGGCTCGATCATTTGAACAACAGCCGGCGGACCTTTTTGAAGCTTCTTGAAAAAGCGCGGAGTTTCGACAATGCGGCGGCTTCAAGGCTGGTGGCGCAGCGCGATTACCAGGCGCTGGATCAAATGGTGATTGAGCACTTGTTGGGCAAGTCAGGATGA
- a CDS encoding rhomboid family intramembrane serine protease — translation MGGPAWNPLCSCPAWGIWTLGGQRPSSGGLADTPGGGSQVTSGSGVALDLGVERIGDLAHWKGGTIHLGASSIIFGVASYLIVAGFFAQTWRSIGVALVVLVGFGGIFYGVLPQEGRISWEAHLSGALAGVWTAWRLLK, via the coding sequence ATGGGTGGGCCTGCGTGGAATCCTCTTTGCTCCTGTCCTGCATGGGGGATTTGGACATTGGGCGGCCAACGCCCTTCCTCTGGTGGTCTTGCTGACACTCCTGGGGGCGGATCCCAAGTTACGTCCGGCAGCGGCGTTGCTTTGGATCTGGGTGTGGAGCGGATTGGGGACTTGGCTCATTGGAAGGGGGGCACCATTCATTTGGGGGCGAGTTCCATCATTTTTGGCGTGGCGAGTTATTTGATCGTAGCGGGGTTCTTCGCGCAGACTTGGAGATCCATTGGAGTTGCGCTGGTTGTCTTGGTGGGGTTTGGGGGCATTTTTTACGGAGTGCTTCCGCAGGAGGGCAGGATATCCTGGGAAGCTCATTTGAGCGGTGCTTTGGCGGGGGTTTGGACGGCCTGGCGGTTATTGAAGTAG